From a region of the Takifugu flavidus isolate HTHZ2018 chromosome 18, ASM371156v2, whole genome shotgun sequence genome:
- the LOC130515561 gene encoding immunoglobulin lambda-1 light chain-like isoform X1, whose translation MLESLCTLITALTCVSAVTVLTQKPTVVSLSRGESVTMDCNLGTVTNYPASWYKQVPGGVPQFVLSWYHGWSSVKYGSGFSSPRFTSTHQSTSDYRLMINNLEEGDSAVYYCGTWDDSANEYVFGPGTKLIVTSSSLPPPVLTVFPPSRAELQSNKATLVCLSRLSAPFAEVSWLLGDTSVSSGISTSTPVQQADQTFQISSHLSILTSDWDAQKVYTCKVSVGSQTAEKSIKKSECEE comes from the exons atgctggagagcctctgcactctcatcactgctctaacat gtgtgagtgctgtgacggtgctgacacagaagcccactgttgtgtctctgagcagaggagagtcagtcaccatggactgtaacctgggaactgtGACCAATTATCCTGCTAGctggtataaacaggttccaggaggagttcctcagtttgTACTCAGCTGGTATCACGGCTGGAGTTCTGTCAaatatggttctggtttctcgtctccaagattcacttctactcatcagtcaacatcagattatcgtttgatgatcaataatctggaggagggagactcagcagtctATTACTGTGGAACATGGGACGACTCTGCTAACGAGTAcgtat TCGGACCAGGAACCAAGCTGATTGTCACCA gctccagcctccctcctcctgtcctgacagtcttccctccgtccagagctgagctccagtccaacaaagccactctggtctgtctgtccagactctctgcaccttttgcagaggtgagctggttgcttggtgacacttcagtgagcagcgggatctccaccagcactcctgtccaacaagcagaccagactttccaaatcagcagccatctgtccatcctgacgtCAGACTGGGACGCGCAGAAGGTTTACACCTGTAAAGTGTCTGTGggctcccagactgcagagaaaagcatcaAGAAGTCCGAGTGTGAAGaatag
- the LOC130515561 gene encoding immunoglobulin lambda-1 light chain-like isoform X2 yields the protein MLESLCTLITALTCVSAVTVLTQKPTVVSLSRGESVTMDCNLGTVTNRAARWYKQVPGGVPQFVLSWQSGWSSVTYGSGFSSPRFTSTHQSKSDYRLMINNLEEGDSAVYYCQTWDDSAEEHVFGPGTKLIVTSSSLPPPVLTVFPPSRAELQSNKATLVCLSRLSAPFAEVSWLLGDTSVSSGISTSTPVQQADQTFQISSHLSILTSDWDAQKVYTCKVSVGSQTAEKSIKKSECEE from the exons atgctggagagcctctgcactctcatcactgctctaacat gtgtgagtgctgtgacggtgctgacacagaagcccactgttgtgtctctgagcagaggagagtcagtcaccatggactgtaacctgggaactgtTACTAACAGGGCTGCTCGctggtataaacaggttccaggaggagttcctcagttcGTACTGAGCTGGCAGAGCGGCTGGAGCTCTGTCACgtatggttctggtttctcgtctccaagattcacttctactcatcagtcCAAATcagattatcgtttgatgatcaataatctggaggagggagactcagcagtctATTACTGTCAAACATGGGACGACTCTGCTGAAGAGCAcgtat TCGGACCAGGAACCAAGCTGATTGTCACCA gctccagcctccctcctcctgtcctgacagtcttccctccgtccagagctgagctccagtccaacaaagccactctggtctgtctgtccagactctctgcaccttttgcagaggtgagctggttgcttggtgacacttcagtgagcagcgggatctccaccagcactcctgtccaacaagcagaccagactttccaaatcagcagccatctgtccatcctgacgtCAGACTGGGACGCGCAGAAGGTTTACACCTGTAAAGTGTCTGTGggctcccagactgcagagaaaagcatcaAGAAGTCCGAGTGTGAAGaatag